In Tachysurus fulvidraco isolate hzauxx_2018 chromosome 1, HZAU_PFXX_2.0, whole genome shotgun sequence, a single window of DNA contains:
- the vangl2 gene encoding vang-like protein 2 isoform X1: protein MDNESQYSGYSYKSSHSRSSRKHRDRRDRHRSKSRDSRGDKSVTIQAPGEPLLDTESTRGDDRDDNWGETTTVVTGTSEHSVSNEDLTRASKELEDSSPLQCKRFAGPILSGVLGLFALLTPLAFLLLPQALWRDSLEPCGTPCEGLYVSLAFKLLVLAISTWALFLRAPRATLPRFFVFRCLLLALVFLFVASYWLFYGVRVLEPQERDYRGIVGYAVSLVDALLFIQYLALVLLEVRHLRPAFCLKVVRTTDGASRFYNIGHLSIQRAAVWVLDQYYSDFPVYNPALLNLPKSILSKKMSGFKVYSLEENSTNNSTGQSRAMIAAAARRRDNSHNEYYYEEAEMERRIRKRKARLVVAVEEAFTHIRRLQEDEAAVTPKHPREVMDPREAAQAIFAPMARAMQKYLRTTRQQPYHSMESIISHLQFCITHNMTPKAFLERYLSTGPTMQYQRENGRGRQWTLVSEEPVTSALRQGLVFSLRRLDFSLVVTVTALPFLTLGEEFIDPKSHKFVMRLQSETSV from the exons ATGGACAACGAGTCGCAGTACTCAGGCTATTCCTACAAGTCGTCACATTCCCGTAGCTCTCGAAAGCACAg GGATCGGAGAGACAGACACCGCTCTAAGAGCAGAGACAGCAGAGGGGACAAATCGGTCACTATCCAGGCTCCCGGAGAGCCGCTGCTGGACACAGAGTCCACTCGTGGAGATGACCGA gATGATAACTGGGGTGAGACCACTACAGTGGTGACTGGAACATCTGAGCACAGCGTGTCCAATGAGGACCTGACACGGGCATCTAAAGAGCTGGAGGACTCGTCTCCTCTTCAGTGCAAGCGTTTTGCGGGGCCGATTCTGAGCGGAGTGCTGGGTCTTTTCGCTCTGCTCACACCTCTCGCCTTCCTGCTGCTGCCTCAGGCGCTGTGGCGGGACTCACTGGAGCCATGTGGCACGCCGTGTGAAGGCCTGTACGTCTCTCTCGCCTTCAAGCTGCTGGTGCTGGCCATCTCGACGTGGGCTTTGTTCCTGAGGGCGCCGCGTGCCACCCTGCCCCGATTCTTTGTCTTCCGCTGCCTGCTGCTGGCACTTGTCTTCCTCTTTGTGGCTTCCTACTGGCTGTTTTATGGCGTGCGTGTGCTGGAGCCTCAGGAGCGGGATTACCGCGGCATTGTGGGATACGCTGTCTCCCTGGTGGACGCGCTGCTCTTCATTCAGTACTTGGCACTGGTGCTGCTCGAGGTGCGACACCTGAGGCCCGCCTTCTGTCTCAAGGTGGTGCGCACTACTGATGGAGCCAGCCGCTTTTACAACATTGGCCATCTTAG CATCCAGCGAGCTGCAGTGTGGGTGTTGGATCAGTACTACAGCGACTTCCCCGTCTATAATCCAGCTCTCTTAAACCTGCCCAAGTCCATCCTCTCCAAAAAGATGTCCGGCTTCAAGGTGTACTCCCTTGAAG aaaaCAGCACCAACAACTCTACCGGCCAATCGCGAGCGATGATTGCAGCGGCCGCACGCAGACGAGACAACTCCCATAATGAGTATTACTACGAGGAGGCCGAGATGGAGCGCCGCATCCGTAAACGCAAGGCCAG GCTGGTGGTGGCCGTAGAGGAAGCGTTCACACACATCAGGCGACTCCAGGAGGACGAGGCGGCTGTTACCCCTAAGCACCCGCGCGAGGTGATGGACCCCCGTGAAGCTGCCCAGGCCATCTTTGCACCAATGGCACGCGCCATGCAGAAGTACCTCCGTACCACGCGTCAGCAGCCGTACCACAGCATGGAGAGCATTATCTCACACCTTCAGTtctgcatcacacacaacatgacaccCAAA GCCTTTTTGGAGCGTTACCTGTCAACCGGCCCTACCATGCAGTATCAGCGGGAGAATGGCAGGGGGCGACAGTGGACGCTTGTCAGTGAAGAACCTGTGACGTCAGCTCTGCGTCAGGGCCTCGTGTTCTCGCTCCGTCGTCTCGACTTCTCCCTTGTTGTCACAGTGACGGCGCTTCCATTCCTTACTCTCGGGGAAGAGTTCATCGACCCCAAGAGCCACAAGTTTGTTATGAGGCTGCAGTCTGAGACGTCGGTGTAG
- the vangl2 gene encoding vang-like protein 2 isoform X2 — translation MDNESQYSGYSYKSSHSRSSRKHRDRRDRHRSKSRDSRGDKSVTIQAPGEPLLDTESTRGDDRDDNWGETTTVVTGTSEHSVSNEDLTRASKELEDSSPLQCKRFAGPILSGVLGLFALLTPLAFLLLPQALWRDSLEPCGTPCEGLIQRAAVWVLDQYYSDFPVYNPALLNLPKSILSKKMSGFKVYSLEENSTNNSTGQSRAMIAAAARRRDNSHNEYYYEEAEMERRIRKRKARLVVAVEEAFTHIRRLQEDEAAVTPKHPREVMDPREAAQAIFAPMARAMQKYLRTTRQQPYHSMESIISHLQFCITHNMTPKAFLERYLSTGPTMQYQRENGRGRQWTLVSEEPVTSALRQGLVFSLRRLDFSLVVTVTALPFLTLGEEFIDPKSHKFVMRLQSETSV, via the exons ATGGACAACGAGTCGCAGTACTCAGGCTATTCCTACAAGTCGTCACATTCCCGTAGCTCTCGAAAGCACAg GGATCGGAGAGACAGACACCGCTCTAAGAGCAGAGACAGCAGAGGGGACAAATCGGTCACTATCCAGGCTCCCGGAGAGCCGCTGCTGGACACAGAGTCCACTCGTGGAGATGACCGA gATGATAACTGGGGTGAGACCACTACAGTGGTGACTGGAACATCTGAGCACAGCGTGTCCAATGAGGACCTGACACGGGCATCTAAAGAGCTGGAGGACTCGTCTCCTCTTCAGTGCAAGCGTTTTGCGGGGCCGATTCTGAGCGGAGTGCTGGGTCTTTTCGCTCTGCTCACACCTCTCGCCTTCCTGCTGCTGCCTCAGGCGCTGTGGCGGGACTCACTGGAGCCATGTGGCACGCCGTGTGAAGGCCT CATCCAGCGAGCTGCAGTGTGGGTGTTGGATCAGTACTACAGCGACTTCCCCGTCTATAATCCAGCTCTCTTAAACCTGCCCAAGTCCATCCTCTCCAAAAAGATGTCCGGCTTCAAGGTGTACTCCCTTGAAG aaaaCAGCACCAACAACTCTACCGGCCAATCGCGAGCGATGATTGCAGCGGCCGCACGCAGACGAGACAACTCCCATAATGAGTATTACTACGAGGAGGCCGAGATGGAGCGCCGCATCCGTAAACGCAAGGCCAG GCTGGTGGTGGCCGTAGAGGAAGCGTTCACACACATCAGGCGACTCCAGGAGGACGAGGCGGCTGTTACCCCTAAGCACCCGCGCGAGGTGATGGACCCCCGTGAAGCTGCCCAGGCCATCTTTGCACCAATGGCACGCGCCATGCAGAAGTACCTCCGTACCACGCGTCAGCAGCCGTACCACAGCATGGAGAGCATTATCTCACACCTTCAGTtctgcatcacacacaacatgacaccCAAA GCCTTTTTGGAGCGTTACCTGTCAACCGGCCCTACCATGCAGTATCAGCGGGAGAATGGCAGGGGGCGACAGTGGACGCTTGTCAGTGAAGAACCTGTGACGTCAGCTCTGCGTCAGGGCCTCGTGTTCTCGCTCCGTCGTCTCGACTTCTCCCTTGTTGTCACAGTGACGGCGCTTCCATTCCTTACTCTCGGGGAAGAGTTCATCGACCCCAAGAGCCACAAGTTTGTTATGAGGCTGCAGTCTGAGACGTCGGTGTAG